One Marmota flaviventris isolate mMarFla1 chromosome 17, mMarFla1.hap1, whole genome shotgun sequence genomic window, CCAAGAAATCCTCTGTTCATATTTTGCTTGTTAATATCCTGTCTCTCTAATGCTATTCCAAGCATGCTTTGGAAAATGATGAGAGGGAGTACCAACTGATATTTTCACAATATGTATACAATCCTGTCATGTATtgtgaaacagaaaatatgatGTTGGACCATGCACTGTCGATATCACTCTTTTTCTAATCTCCAGAAAGTGTTCTGAAATAaggcaaagataaaataaaagatacacaaTGGGGTTCCCATTCCATAGGATACAATCTTTGGTCATAAAATCAACATGGCGATCCACCACTGGGAGTCAAGGGACATGGGAGGTGATTACTTTAAAGATCATGGGGTATTCTtctgggatgatgaaaaagttttaaaactggaGAGGTGGTGGTTGTAGATTAAGGCACTGAATGTCACTCAATTATATACTTCAACATGATTAATTGatgttatgtgaatttcacctcaatTTACAGTAACTGAAGGAATGTGACCTCCACTCATACAATTTTACTAGAACTAGATAAAGGTGCCACTTTTATCTAGTATGAAGGTTTGAAGGTGCCACATCATACCTGGGCATGCAGCTTATGGAGCCTACAACATCTTGGTATGAAGAACAATGCACTCCTTCCTCAGAATGGACAGAACCCCACATCAGGGCACAGCCTGCATTTCTGCACTTAGTGGCTCTATAGCATGGTCAACATTCAATTCCCCTCATACAcagatttcttttctctcattagGATAAAAAGGTTTAGTATTGATGTACCTTTCACTTAAACGGGCTTTAGCTCAGAAGCACCAAAAAGAGCTGGGTTGGCATTCAGGTGAACTGAGAAAGATCCTAATACTTGGTTTATAATAAAAAGTTGTAGGTGAAAGGAGATCCTTGAAGTTTATTTGCTGTCCAGTCCAGGTCACCAGAATCCAGGAGCAAGGATGCCCTTGGTGTGCTCCCTTGATTGATGCATTCACCAGATCTTATTCCTTGGAAGTCTAAGTGAGGCAGATGCAACTGGATTAGAAAACTAGTAAAATGGAAGTGAAGGATTTGGAAGAACCCCCAAAATTTGTAACTAGAAAACATtattcctaacttcttttttaaatttgttttgttacCTTTTGGGTTTGGCATCACAGATTGAACcagggcacttaaacactgagctacatccccagccctttttattttttattttgagacaaggtcccagtaagttgctaagggcttccctaagttgctgaggctggcttggaaccggcagtccttctgcctcaggctcccaagctgacataaagaaagacacaaagaaaagacaacTCAAAACATTAGTGTCTCTCCTAAATAGAGGTCAAATGGTCAAAAATAATAGCCCCAAACATGTCCTTTCTTCTTATGGTACTAGAATGGCCTGGGCCCCTCAACCTGAAAGAAGTAGTGAAAACCAAAGAGAATAAgcacagtaattttaaaaaatcttttatgtcAAGGTACTGGCATGTTACCCCCTAAAAACAATAGAGTTGTAACACCATGAATGCTTGTGACCTGTTCCTCTATTTCCGTGGACCCAATCAAGAAGACATGGGTTCAAGTGGTAGAAGAAAAGATGCCGGTTAATTCTCATTTTCTTGATTGATTGAGGGGAAGTAAGGGAATGATCAGATTAGTTTTCATTCTGTTGCTGAGGAATAGAATTCTcactgtaatgccagtggctcaggaggctgaggcaggaggattgggactTCCAAGCCAGGCTcggtaacttagcaaggccctaagtaatttagcaagaccatgtctctaaataaaaaaagtaaaaatggctaggaatgtggctcggtggttaagtgcccctgggttcaatccctggtactaaaaaagaaaaacataataattCCCTAAGGGCAATTCAAAATCAGAACATGGAAACTGAGTTAAATTGAAGAAGATGTTGAAAGCATTACCGTGGCGGAAAAGCCCAGAAATTGAAATCCGAAGTGCAACACTTACTGTCTACAGTGCTATTAtcaataaagtatttcaactcCTCAAATATCTAAACTTTTTGCAAGCGAAgattttttattagtgtattatagctatacataattGTGGGGTTCATTCTGATATAACTATACATGCacggaatataatttgttccattttagtCCCTAgtaccttctccctccctcctgttctTCCCCTCCCTATTTCCCCTTCTCTACTTCTTTGGCCTTCCCCCTATATAATTATCTTTATAAACTGGTACTTTATAGGGTttataaaggtggaattcactgtggtacagGCACACAGTGTAATTTGGTCAAACTCATTCCACTGatcctcccctttcctgtccctctcCACTCCCCTTCCAACCCCCTTCCTCTGGGTTTTTTTATCATCTTCATAGAGCTGGTGAAATCTTCTTGAATATCAAAGATTCTGCCAAGTATAGATATAAATTCAATAGCTCCTACAAGAGTGACAATGACTTAAAGCGCATTTTAAGCATCCAAGGAAAGAATAGCACGTCAAAGAAACTTAAGAAGCAGCCAGAAATTCACAAGGAACATGATCTTCTATTTCAAATAGGATGCGGGATTTTCAAATATGTCTTAATTCTGACTTGGGAATAGTTTATGACCTCTGCTCAAAACCTTCATTTTTGGACAAACAGAACAGCACTCGGTATTCTGGTTCAAAGCCCCTGGCTGGCATTTGAACTTCCCTTTCTCTGCAGTACAGCCCATGCTCCATGGAGGCCTGGTCACCTTTCACTTCACCCTAATGAAACCTTCATCTTTAATGGGCtggaaaaattatatgatttgaaTGTGGCAACAGATGAAGGTAGACTAGTCTCTAACATCTACAACGATCCGCATACTGTAGTTCTAACAAACAACTGACACATACTCCATtgtaaatatattgaatataacTTTATGCAACTAAAACCATTTAAATTTATAGAATATCCTGAGATAAAAGATTGGGCACAGTCACAATTAAGTTCACACTTTTGGCACATGTTCATgaagctattaaaaaataaacaaaatctctAGCAAAGTCTCTAATtaacattgttattatttatgCTAAGCTAATACCTCTTCACCCTCAAAAATGTCTGGAAGAAAGAGGGCAAGTTTTCACATCTGGGTTCCCCCCTTCGATTTTCCTTAGAACAACTGCTTACTTGAGGGGGGAAAAACGGGAACTAGCTACTGCGGTTCACAATTTAGTCTGGAGTCAGAGAGTGGAGGGTCAGATTCCAGCTTCACATTGTGACCTTGGTGTGGCCTTGGACCTGTTAATTAAATCTGTCTGTGGCTCATTTTCCTCACCTGGATCATCAGAGTAGCAGTGATACCCACCCCATAAGATTGCTGAGAAAATTAAGTGAATTGATACATATAAGGTATTTGGAACATTGAGGTATTATAACAAGCACTCCCAAAACGTTACAAATGACAACCCATTCACATTTCCCAGTATGAAAGAAAGCATCCCTTTTCTGACCAGTTTAATCTAGTCTTGCTTCACAGCTAAAGTGAagatgagaaagagaaggagcagcCATTAACATTGGGGGCCATcggctaggaattgaactcccaTGGGAGACCCTAGTATCCAGTTATAAGGGTCAAACTTGAGTAATATTGACACTCCTTAAAGGTGAGCAGCATTAGTCAATTATCCTTTGGGCAATGGAAAAATTTTAACAAACATGAGGGATTAGGGGTATGCTCTCAACGAACGCTAGTGACTACTGCACCATGATACAGAACCCTAATTGAAAgccaaataaaatcaacttttaaagGCTTTAAGAAGGTTGACCAAATAACTCAGGAACAGGACAATTAGCATTCAGAGGCAAATTATCTAAACACAAACAAGGAAAAGACTTTGGGAATAAGGAAAAGAGAAGCTGACCAAGGATTATAAAAGGCCCCATGTGGCAGTCACTGCTAAAATTCAAGAACTTCTCTAAGCAACACAATCCTCCAGCCAACCCCTGACACCATGGCCTGCTGCTCCACCAGCTTCTGCGGATTCCCCAGCTGCTCCACCAGTGGGAACTGTGGCGCCAGCTGCTGCCGCCCCAACTGCTGCCAGACAGGCTGCTGCCAGCCCAGCGGCTGCCAGGATAGCTGctcccagcccagctgctgccaGCCCAGCTGCCAACCCAGCTGCTCCCAGCCCAGCTGctcccagcccagctgctgccaGACCAGCTGCTGTGGCTCCGGCTGTGGCTCTGGGAGTGGAATTGGAGGTGGCCAGGGTGGAGCCCTGAGCTGCCGCATCAGGTGGTGCCGCCCAGACTGCCGCGTGGAGGGCACCTTCCTGCCACCCTGCTGCGTGGCAAGCTGCACACCCCCCACCTGCTGCCAGCTGCACCATGCCCAGGCCTCCTGCTGCCGCCCATCCTACTGTGGACAGTCCTGCTGCCGCCCAGCCTGCTGCTGCTCCAGCTGCCCACCACCCTCCTGCTGTGAGCCCACCTGTTAAGAGCCGGCCTGCTGATTCTCAACTTGAAGTTTCAAGTTTGCACTCAGGCCAGGAACTAATTATCTCTTCAACCACTCCTGGAACACTAACAAATCCTTGACCCTTTATTTGGCTTTTGTTATGGGGGTTACCAAATAGTTGGGACTCACAGAACTATGTTTTCACTCCAGAAAGACTTTGATCTCTCCTCTGAGGAAAACACAGATTTGACTGAAGAAATGGGAAAACCATTTGTGATCTTCTGCAGATATTTGACAACACTCTCCGAAGCTCATTGAGGAAGAGCCCATGGAAGAACTATCTCTTCTTCTCAGATACTTTCCCCTCTGCTACTTCACCATCCTGCAAATTGTTCCTCTTATGGAAGAAGAAGAATATGCCAATATCTAATAAATTATATCTAATGGTGCAGcagaaatctcttttctttattgtgtttGTGATAGATATTTCACACAAAGTCACATGGAAGATTTCAATCTGTTTTTTTATCCCACACTATTCTTCTTGTTAGGAAATGTGATGAAGTATGGTGGATGTTAAGCCCCATAAAAATACACAGTAAAGTCAATTACCCTAGGGTCTCGGAAATGTCCTAGGTTCTGTCACCACACATTGACTTCTCACAGTGCTTTTACAAATAAGACAGGTATAGAATCTAGAGCCTAAACATGACTTATTCTTCAATCACAATGTTGCAGGGGACAGGCGAGGCAGGACACCAAATAGAAAACTGAAAGGTAGGCTTATTTGGCTATAGTCAGGTTCAGAGGGCAAAGCTTTCACTGTAACCAATCAATCCTTCTGCACCCTGAGGAGAGGCAGtttagaactttatacccagcgtgtaagaggaggggctcagaagttcacagtctgcagaactTCACCccaaagcagctttttctttcactgttctgggcaagtcaacctttcttctctcctcctgccagttgttaccatgCAGTTACccaattagtaatttttttcttttatcttagaaaagtaaacatctctgtgaagctccagctcaaggccagagacctgtcttttttttttttttaatcacactttgcatttgcaaacacacttctacaaactacaATAccggataaatgtttgtgaaaaactagtaaaggggcattcagcacctggagtgctgatctctTCCAGGCCAGAGGCCAAGTaagatagagcaacaggaaatggAAAGTTTACCTTTATTGAACTCTTCTATAGAGACTCTTCTGCTGATAGTCCTaagatcaattatggtgaagatttctggagaagcttagttaagaaAATGAAGCTTAATTTTCTGTGGAGCCACTGCAAGAGGGATGAAATTTCAGACCATCTTCAAACAGTGGTAATATGTGCTAATAAAGcacatttttctgtttgtatggAATCTCACAAGTTAGAGCAAGAGAAATATAAggaggagaaaactgaaaaaaatacagtCCCAATGAGATGGAGTATTTTACTCcaaaaattttttcccatttcctaAACAGAAAGtgagaataatatatatatatatatattatgtattgtataatacataatatatataatataatatatatacatatatacataatatatattatgtatatgtgtatataaaatatatatattatgtatatatgtatatatgcacatatatacacatatatgcatatttattatatataaacacatttgtatatcatacacatacacaacatATTTATACACTTTCCAACCTAAGTGTCAGGAAATGCTTCATGTGTTTAGATAGTTTTTCAGACAAGGTTCAGGATTAATTCACAGTTCCCTGGACTTAAACTAGAGGGtactgaaagtattttttttatatatgtataaagaatAGCACTTTGTTTAAATTCACAACACTTCATTCATTTCAATGTTAATGAGAACTGGAAAATTAGAAAGCATAAACAAAGGTAACAAATAGTCAAAGAATCATCCAATCCAAAGAAAAACCTCTGAATGACAAAACAGTAGCAGAGACACATTCTATCCTCTTTCCCCCTTGATTCTAACTACTGACCACTTTTCAATATTACAACCTAAATagctcttgctgagaaaaaataaataaagtaaaattacaaGTGACTTTGGTAAAATGCAAATTCAGCTTTTCATCAGGACCATGAACTGCTAATCATTCCTTCAGTCTGCATTCCACAAGCAATTATTGAGCATCTACAAGCAAGGTAGTATAGAGGCACCATGTAGACAACCAAGGTGAATCTGACATGGCCTTAGGGATCATGCCCTTAAGGAATGGATGACTTAGTAGAACAATTACACATTTTTAGCCCTGGAAGGCGTCTGAGAGatcatctcattttatagatgagtaaaTCATTgttcagagagattaagtgacttTTCTGGGCTCACACAGTCACATAGTTGTAGAACCAGTTTGCAAAGTTCACTTAGTTGAATTAAATGATTTCTCAGTGAAGATCTCAGTCCCCTAATCACCTAAAGCTTGGCCCATTTAATGTCTCTTTCAGCTTCAaatcctattattattttaaaattcaaactcacCAACTAAAAATGATTGAGGTCTTATTGGTTGGGGAATGATTCAATAAATTCTGGTATGATCAGCATCTGGAAAATTGTATAGCTATTAAAATGAGTTACAAGTATAGGATATATTAAGAATTTGAATAACATAGATAAATCTTATCCATAGGTCCACAAATCTATATATGAATTCTTAGAAAAACACAACCTACcatgaaaaaaggagaaaatctgGACAGACCTATAACTAATaaggagattgaatcagtaatcaaaacttcccaagaaagaaaatccaagaaccAGATTTATTCACTGTTGAATTCtaccaaagaaaaattaacaccaatcctCAAAATCCtccaaaaaattgaagaggagagAACACTTCCAAAGTCATTCTGTTAAATCAGCCTTACTATACCAAAGTCAAGTTAAGTAcactctaaggaaaaaaaaatcccttatgaATAATCATAGAAAAAGCATTAACTTAGTATTAACAAACAATGTTCAATGGCACATTAGAAGGATTGAAAAATCACTACCAAATAGGACTTTATCCTAGAATGCAAaaatggttcaacatacacaaatcaatcaatgtaaCACACTGCTTTAACAGAATTAAAGAGAGAATACACAATCAAaggaagcatttgaaaaaattcaaattcctttcataatttaaaaaacattcaataaaCTAAGAATAGAAGCAAACTACTCAATATAATAAGTGCcacatatgaaaataatatacttCCCTTATACTCGACAATGAAAGACTAAAACCCTTCTTTCCCCTAAGATTAGGAACAAGATAAGAATGCCAACTTTtatccatttgatttataagaGTCCAGGGTGTTCCAGCCAAAgcaattgaaaaggaaaaaaagcaaattatctCTGTTCAGAGACCATATAATCCTTGATGTAGAAATCCCTAAAGATTTTATACACGCATACTACAACcaataagtgaatttagcaaagttACAAATACAAAATCAGCACACAAAATATCATTTGAATTTCTATACATTAgcaatgaacaatctgaaaaggaaagtaagaaagcaattccatttataatagcatcaaaaaaaataaaacacttaggaataaattaaCCCAGGAGAAATAATTGTACACCAGAAACTGcaaaatattaactgaaataaatttcaaaagatgCAAATGAAAGATTTCCCTGTTCATTGATTGGAAGACAATATTGTTAAGATAAAAATATCAACGAAATCTACAGACATAATGAAATCTCTATCAAAATCTCAGTGGTGGGCTGGAGCtgtgtctcagtggcagagcacttacctcatatatgtgaggcactgggttccactctcagcaccacataaaaataaataaacaaaataaagatattatatccatgtataactaaaaaatattttaaaaaaatatcagtggTGATTTGcacaaatagaatattaaaaattcatatataatcATGAGGGATCCAAAATACTAAAAAcagtcttgaaaaagaagaataaggttagtctcacacttcctgattttaaaatttattataaagctGCAGTGATTAAAACATTGTAGAACTACTTAAAGACATACATATGGACCAGTGCAATAGAGTACTCAGAAATAAACTGTCAGATAAATGGTCAAAAGATTTTCACtatgaatagtttttaaaattttctaatttaaatgtgTATTAGACCCAAACTTCACTGAAATAGAagatgtttgtgtgtatgtgcatacgTGTATTGCAGAAGCAGAGGTAAAGGTGTTAAAGAATATACAACCAAGTGCCAATATTGATTATCTTGGTGTATTAGTTTTGGAAAAGGTGttgtgtggggtgggggaaataatattaatttgtcTTTAATCTGTAAAGTTTGACTTGTTTCAATATGTATCTATCATTAGCATGtggcatatatttttaattgaacaaCCAGTAAACAATTTTCAGGTAAAAGTCATTAAAGGCTTCAGTTGGTAATATGCGCATTGGTGACTGAAGGCAAGAATACAAAAATACAGTTCTAGGACCCTGTAACTTGCAGCTGATCACAGAAAGGCAAACTTGGTTTGGATGCTGATGAATTAAGAGATTGCTCATGTTTTGATGGCAATAATATCATTTGTCTTTTCGAATCTGAACAATTTGTTGATGAAGTCATAATCAGGATTGAATGTCAACTTAGGAAGAAATTTTCAGTTCAGATAAACTGTGTCTAAAGGTTATAGAAGGACAGGTATGACAAAGTGAGCCAGGGCAGTGTGTGCCCCAAGTCTAGTCTGCCATGTGAATTACATAAAGAGGTGCTGCTGGGATTGGCTTCCATGAAGCACCTTCTCTTAGTTTAGAGGGCAAAAAAGACACATAATGAGACTTAATTGAACATTGCCCAGAGCGGACAATTGAAATgctatttataattttctaaacaACTCAAGCATGAGCCAATCAAACACTGACAATTCAATTGGCAACAAGGAAAGATGCTAAACGTTAGGTAAACATGTAGCTCAGGGGACTATATAAAAGGCTGGGTTTAGAAGGTAGGTACAACCAAAACTCAGAAAAATCACTTAGCAATTTAGCTCTCAGACAGACTCCTGACACCATGGCCTGCTGCTCCACCAGCTTCTGCGGATTCCCCAGCTGCTCCACCAGTGGGAACTGTGGCGCCAGCTGCTGCCGCCCCAACTGCTGCCAGACCGGCTGCTGCCAGCCCAGCGGCTGCCAGGATAGCTGctcccagcccagctgctgccaGCCCAGCTGCCAACCCAGCTGctcccagcccagctgctgccaGCCCAGCTGCTGCCAACCCAGCTGctcccagcccagctgctgccaGACCAGCTGCTGTGGCTCCGGCTGTGGCTCTGGGAGTGGAATTGGAGGTGGCCAGGGTGGAGCCATGAGCTACCGCATCAGGTGGTGCCGCCCAGACTGCCGCGTGGAGGGCACCTTCCTGCCACCCTGCTGCGTGGCGAGCTGCACACCCCCCACCTGCTGCCAGCTGCACCATGCCCAGGCCTCCTGCTGCCGCCCATCCTACTGTGGACAGTCCTGCTGCCGCCCAGCCTGCTGCTGCTACAGCTGCCCACCACCCTCCTGCTGTGAGCCCACCTGTTAAGAGCCAACCTGCTGATTACTTAAAAATGGAAGGGGAAACAAGGGAAAACTATGTTCTTCTCTGAAGAAGTATACCATTTGTTGGATGCTAAGTATCATGATGTTGCTAAGCTACTCCTAAATAATGGAACTCTTGGTCAGGACCCCTAAGGAAACCACATATGGATCATCATGCACTGGAGACCCTGCCTGGCTTGAACAGGTCTCCAGGATGGGGAAGCTCCTCATCCAACAACACCTCAGCACTCCTCCCCATTTCTCTATCCCCACACATCTTCAGACCTGCTTTCCACTGTGACTTCTAATAAAACGTTGTAATGTCCAAAGCAAACAGACTTATGTCCTTCTTCTACCTTTAAGCATGTTCACCTACAACTGGAATTCAAGGAGACCACTCTCCTTTTGCATTCCAATAATAATCCTTGGGGATAAACATATAGGCTAAGCTAGAAATATTAAATGCAAGTTAAATTATGCTTAAATCCATCTATTACTAAAATTTTC contains:
- the LOC114084040 gene encoding keratin-associated protein 1-3-like: MACCSTSFCGFPSCSTSGNCGASCCRPNCCQTGCCQPSGCQDSCSQPSCCQPSCQPSCSQPSCSQPSCCQTSCCGSGCGSGSGIGGGQGGALSCRIRWCRPDCRVEGTFLPPCCVASCTPPTCCQLHHAQASCCRPSYCGQSCCRPACCCSSCPPPSCCEPTC
- the LOC114084028 gene encoding keratin-associated protein 1-4-like isoform X2 gives rise to the protein MACCSTSFCGFPSCSTSGNCGPSCCQPSCCQPSCSQPSCCQTSCCGSGCGSGSGIGGGQGGAMSYRIRWCRPDCRVEGTFLPPCCVASCTPPTCCQLHHAQASCCRPSYCGQSCCRPACCCYSCPPPSCCEPTC
- the LOC114084028 gene encoding keratin-associated protein 1-3-like isoform X1, giving the protein MACCSTSFCGFPSCSTSGNCGASCCRPNCCQTGCCQPSGCQDSCSQPSCCQPSCQPSCSQPSCCQPSCCQPSCSQPSCCQTSCCGSGCGSGSGIGGGQGGAMSYRIRWCRPDCRVEGTFLPPCCVASCTPPTCCQLHHAQASCCRPSYCGQSCCRPACCCYSCPPPSCCEPTC